DNA sequence from the Phocoena sinus isolate mPhoSin1 chromosome 9, mPhoSin1.pri, whole genome shotgun sequence genome:
TGTTTTTGTCCAGTCTGCAGACTAAGGAGAGTTTTAACATGTTTTAatggctgaaaaaaaatcaaagaagaaaattaacaacacatgaaaattatatggaatttaaattttagtgtccataaataaagttgtattagAACACCAACACACTCATTCACTTACGTATTGTCTATGGCCGTTTTCACCCCACAATGGCAGAACTGAATAGCTGTGACAAACACCAAAtggcccacaaagtctaaaatatctaaatattttatatgctattttaaatatctctggctctttacagaaaaagtatgCTAAGCCCAGCTTGAGGTAATTAAGCTGCCTCAGTGCTCATATAGGACCTTACACCAGCCTCTAGCTCAGTTCTTACTGCGTATTCTGGAAGGAATGAGGATCCTCACTGCTTGGCATTGGAGGACACTTTCTAATTCAACTTGGTCTCCCCAGCATCGAGGAGAGTGCCTCATCCACGGGAGGCACCTGATACAGACGCACGATGCGTGAAAGAATGATGTCAGCTCCCTCTCCTAGACTGTAAGTGACACGAGGACAGGCGTCTTATCTCCTTCATTCACTGTGTATCCTCAGTATCCAGAAGTATCTGGAACATGGCAGGCACTCAGAAAATAGTTGTGGAAGTTGGGTGCGTCCGTATTGGTACCACATTTCTGAGTTTTGTAATTCTTACCTCAGTTCTTTGTCTTTTACATCCGCTATTTGATGACTGATGGAGACAAACCCCCACCTTCCAAAcctcagagaaacaaagaaaagacagtGTGAACTTGTCTGGAAATGAAGTAGTTAAGAGGTCTTTTCAAGAATGTATCGATTTATCCCAGTCTTCCGTGCCTCTCAATACTGGCCACTGCAGTCTGTTATGACCTCTTCCCTCTCACTCACTTGGAGCAACTACATCAGGGCAGGGATTAAATCACTGAGTTATTGAATACCTCTGGCAGCAGGGCTCAAGAAGCAGGGTGAGACTCGGCATCCTGGCCCTGTTTCAATCAGGATGAGGCGTACTTTAAGAGATTAATGTGCAGATATAAATCATGGTCTAAACGCTTCATCTGGTCTTGGACAGCCTCTCTCCCAGCGAGCTGAACGCTCTTTAGAGACGATGAACTAACTGGCCTTCATACCAGCTCTGTGAGTTTGCAAGAAGGATGAACTAAGGATCCCTGTTCTGTGCTGAGGAGTCATGACACCTTGCCTGTTTACAGTGCTGTATTCTGAAATCACATTCGAGAAATGCTTTTCCTGAATGAAAAACGTGCCAACTTAGTGCCTGACCATATCATACTCGTCTTATTAGGGGCtttatcatattttgttttgtgGGTTGACTGTAAGGAtatctttatttacattttgtgaAGTGCCTCGTAAGGGCACGCTGCTCTCTCCCGAAGCCCAAAAATTTCCAGCAAAGCggtcttttaaaatgtgaaggagatgggcttccctggtggcgcagtggttgagagtccgcctgccgatgcaggggacacgggtccgtgccccggtccgggaagatcccacatgccgcggagtggctgggcccgtgagccatggccgctgagcctgcgcgtccggagcctgtgctccgcaacgggagaggccacagcagtgagaggcccgcgtaccgcaaaaaaaaaaaaaaaaaaaaaaaaaaaattgtgaaggaGAGAATGTTTGTCTCCCAATCACTCACTTCTGGTGAGAAGGCCTGGCAGGTTTCCACAGCCCTGGCGGCTCCCGGCAGCCCAGGAACTCGCCTCTCCCTCCCGGTTCTGCACACCCTCTTTTTCTGGGATTCATACATGGTTTTATCAAAGGACCCTTTTATCAGCAACCATTTGCCCCTCTGCCTCATCATGATGGAGCTGAAAGCTGTTGGCGTTCAGAAGAGCCCCGTCCTCATGCACACACAAAGGTCAGGGGAAAGGAAGGTCAGTCTTGGCCTTGCACACCTTTGCACCCATGCACACCTTTTAAAAACCtacattttagcttttatttctttgtgcaaCAATAAGGAACATGATTGCAAACACTAGTGGAAAGGGGTAAAGTAGTGAAGTCACTACTAAGGGAAACTGAAATCCCCACTGTTATTCTAAGAACAGGGAGCCTTCGTGGGGTGGGGCGTTTGAGCCCCGATGCAAGCAGAGACGGGCAGCGATGCAGAAGGAGCATGGGCTTCTGAAACACCCAGGCTCCCAGGCAATCCCAGCCCCCCTGAGCCTGGGTTTCCTCATGGACTAACTGGGGAGAGCACCTTTTAATGTTGCTGTGAAAACTACACAACTTAGTTCTGAAAATGTCAGTCACTCCCTACACAAAGTCAGGAAACAGTTATTAAACGGGTGGCCCAGGGAGCTCGCCAGGACCACTGTCATACTCTGTAGGACACAAGGGAAACATTGCTAATCACAGATAATACAAAGGACTTCAGAGGAGATTTATAGCTTTCATAAATTGGAGAGGAACACTAGGGTGGAATGAAGGGAATCTCTGATAGGTCTTTCTCTTATCTGAATTCAGATCTTTCTTGAGTGAGAGGGAGGTGGGGTAGAATGATTGCAGATACATGTACCCTTGTCCCTGGATGTGTGTGGTGGACTCTGACATCATCACTATGTATCCAGAGCACAAAAAGGCTGAGACCCATTAAACTAAAGCTCATCCAGGGAGAGCTTAAAGGAGAGTTGAACGGTGAACCTTTAGCATCAGCCTCAAGACAGCTCTGAATTCAGGGGAGCCCCTATCTTCCAGACGTTCCCTTAGCACTTAGTTCCTCTCTAccaagagatttctttttttttttttttttaggtacgcgggcctctcactgttgtggcctctcccgttgcggagcacaggctccggacgcgcaggctcagcggtcatgctcacaggcccagtcgctctgcggcatgtgggatcttcccggaccggggcacgaacccgtgtcccctgcatcggcaggtggactctcaaccactgtgccagcagggaagccctaccaagAGATTTCTAACTTTcaactgttttttggttttttttttcttccagtaatAGTTGGTGTTAATTATAAATGACTGAATGACTTCTGGGTACCTATCAGCCTTATGGAAATATGGGAGTGTCAGCTGCCATCCTGGGTCCAACATCCATGCATCTAAGATGATAATGGTCACTTTGGGGTCATTTCCCAAGCTTTTATCTCACTACCAAAAAGACTTTTAAGAAGGTTCTTGATTCCAGACCTTTATAGAGAGCTCTGATCAGATTTTCTTAGacatgagaaaacaaaggcaaatgCTAAGGACCCAAACCTTTTGGGGGGGCTGAGAatgtagtatttttaatatttagcaaGGTTACAAACACACCTGACAGATGTGAAtatcaatttacaaaaaaaaattagtttgtttaaaaaaaacgaaaaactTCAATCCAAATTTATTGGGATTACAAAAATAACAGCACATTTCATTAACTCGTTACAGCTCAGAATTACCAACACAGCCAGAGCATGTTTAAATAAACTGCTTCTTGCCAATACAAATCTCATGacataaaaaagtttattttcatatttacagAAGAAACATGGTGATAGTTTCTTCAAATTCTCTTTGGAATTAATGGGTGAGGCTACTTTTAAAGTCAGAGAACATTTCAAATTAAAGAAGGTATTTTAGAAACATCTCACAATGCATTTTATCTAATACCACTGAATAATTCTGCATCCTCTTCTAAAGATCGGGTTTTTATCGCAGAGCTTCTGGAACTTCCACCTACAAAAATAGGGgattttctttcaataaaaacagtacaaatgataaagtgaaaaaaatatctgTAGAGTATGTCTTTAGCAGTATTCTCCAGGAAGAACTCAGATATAGATTATTGCCCGTTGGTactcaaattttatattataaagtaGGTTTTAAATCACTTGCAACTCTGTGGTAAAATTTTTGACAAGTGATGAATCTGTTCTGGAATGTAGATGATAATGCCCTGATTTTCTTATTAAGGAAATCgggatttttttttagattgaagTATCTTAAGATGAGCCTGGCCCTTAAAAGACTGAGATGCCAGGAAGGTGGACCAGGCACATCTCTCAAATGGAAATGTGCTATCTGGCGACCTGCTTCTGAAGCTCCAAATTTGGTAGCCTGCTCTGGCatactaaaacatttaaaatattaagtatttgaGAGGCGACTTTGGTACCCTTGTGCGGTGGAGGCCGGCTCCTTTACGAGGTCTGCGCCCCAGGGTCTGCCCTCGGGTTACTTACGCGCCTTAGCTGTCTCACGCTGCTGCCCCGAATAGCTTCCATGAGATTCTCATGAGCTGATCTCTGTGGGGTAGAAGGTCGGGAAGtgtcttccattttcttctcctgCACTGACCTCAGGgaatttctaatttcctttagGCTACTGTTTggctgtttctttgcctttttcccttttttctttttctgtccatTTTGTAAGGCCCGCTGGGCACTCTCCTGCTGTTTGATGACTTCTGCGATGTTCCGCGTGATGAGCTTCTTCtctgggggcggaggggggggcGGTGGAGGAGGGGCGGGCGGCAGCctttggggaggaagagggggcggtggagggggcggggccacCGGCGATGGAGGACGGCTCCTCACGCTTTGGACTGGCCTGGGGGGTTTGGGGGATGAGCGGGGAGAGTGCCTGGGGGATGCGTGCGGTGAAGAGCCGGGCGTCCCTCTTCGCCAGACTTTGGTCCTAAGGTTGGCTCCCCCATCGTACCCCTCCTGCTGCTTTTGCTCCTGCATCCGCTTCTGCCGCTGTTTATCCATGTTTCTGGTCAAGAGGCTGGTCATGCTCATTCTTGGTCCTGGGAGCTCGAAATGGTAACCCAGCCTCAGCAGCGTGGTGTTCTCCCTCAGCAGCTTGACGATCTCCATCTCCACCTGGCTGCCCATGATGTGCCTTTGGTTGTGGAAGCGCAGCTCGGTGAGCACGGTGTTGTGCTGCAGAGCCCTCATGATGGCCAGGATGCCCTTGCCCGTGATGAAGTTGGACTCGATGTTGACGCTGGTGATGTGGCGGTTGACTCGCAGCATTTCCGCAATGGCGGTGGCCACGCTGTCGTCGGCGCGCGTGTTGGCCAGACTGAAGGTCTTCACCACCGTGTTGGCCTTGAGGGCCTCCGCGAAGCGGATGAGGGTCTGCGACGTGATGTTCTCGATATTGTTCAGATTGACGTCCGTGGTGTCGGGGTcgttgtttttcatcttttccagagcATCCTCGATCACCGTAGGGTTTCCACAGGGGTGGATGGCAGCCGGGGACTCTGTGTTCCTTCCGCTGTGGCCGTTGGTCAGATGTATGTTTTCAATTTGGCTTTTAAATGTCTCTGGCCTCGAGTTGTCAGAATTGACACTACCGTAATGTACAGATCCATTCATCCCTTTCTCATTTTCAattgttctttcctctccttgGCGGTCCTCTTCCTCCTCGTCCTCGTCCTCGTCCTCGTCCTCGGCCTCCTCTTCCGTATACACCTCTTCAGAAACCTCACTGTTACTTTCAGTAAAGATAAGCTCTTCCTCACTCTCCTCTTTGTCTTCTTCTACAACCTAAAGAGCATGGTATCCTCATTAACTTTGTCATTtctaagcacattttaaaaatttacgaAAGTAACACATGGTTTTGCAATACATACATggatcaaatcatcatgttgtccGTCTAAAACTCGTACAATGTGatatgtcagttacatctcaataaactttttaaaaagtaacacacAGCAAGTAATACGGAAGTATATAAGACAAAAAAGTTCATCTCCACCTTCTGAGCTCTCTAGTTTGGGTGACCAAGGTTAGTATTTCCTTGCATAGCCCAACAGCTTTTTCTACAAacgtttcttttgttttctgcaaaATAAATATGCAGAATTCAGTTTATTGAATAAAAGTTTGCTATCATCTTACCAGTTTGAACAGATATGTCGGAACTTCTGCTCTGGAAAGCCCttgataaaatttttattctcttgacTACCTCTTCTGAACTACTTGACTCCTAGTCCATTACAGTTTAGCAAATTCAACTATCCCTTAGGGAATCACCCCTCCGTCCTTCCTTATTTCTCCATCCGAAACATACGAGTGACAACGAAAATATACAACAGGTGCATGGGTTCCCTTTCTTAATGTTCAAAAATTCTTCCCCCTATTTGCCTCCTATAGCCTATGTGACAGGAGCCCAGAACCCTCTGCCCTGTCATGTCTCAGTGTAGACAGAGGCGGGGCATGTCCCTCTGGGGTAGAGCCTGGCACAGGGTCTTGGAGACCCCACAGCACCTGAAAGCTGAGGCTGTCTCTGTCCTTTCTCTGGGGAAAGAAGCCGAGGGGGCAGGGCTGCTTGTTCAGGGGAGCAGCAGGTCAAAACCCAGCTCTCTGCAGAAACTCAATCAGGTCACCCTTTTCAGCAAATCAGCTTGAAATCTCACGTTATCACAGGGTTAAATGAGACAGGACTGCAGGAGACACGAGATGGGAAAGATAATCGCCCTTGGCACCAGCTAGATTCCAACCGTAATGTGGAACAGCAGAGAACAGTAGAAAATCTTGAAGCAAGCCACTGCCTCAGCCTGATGGTCTTAAATTAGTTACCAGGTGTCAATTCTGAGAGACTTTCAGGCAAACACAATTTCATTCCATCTTTGTCTTTCCTGTTTACAAGACTCTTTGTACTGAGAAGCTCACGTGAccccatctctctttttcttgctaccttttctgataaaataaaaatctcgaaCTTGCTGACAGAGTCCGATTTTCTCTAATGCAATCTTTTTAGTCCGTTATTTTCTCTAAAGTCCTGAGACGCTTTCCTGTCCCCAAAGCCTTGATTCTTCCCTCCACACTGGAAATGTTTTTGACCCCAGGCCGAGGCGTATGGAATGAGCTTTGGAAAACACTGTGCTGGTCTCCAGGTTTGCTTGCCCAGTTGCTATCACAAAATAGCCTCCAGTTATCCACTTGCTTGGAGTGGCAGGCACCACGTGATGGCCTGAGGAAGGGGTCAGCCGCTCCGCTCCTCGGTTGCCTCCTCCAGTCTTAATTTTTTACTCACTTATtcaggaggaggagagagtgatacagtgtgtgtgtgtatgtgtgtgttgtaagTATATGTTTTTAGCTGTTTCAGTATTTGGAAGAAAGGGACCTGTCACAAAATTCAAGGTATACTGCCTGTCATACCACCATTAAATTGTAACctctagtttttaaaagaactttaggCTTTATCTGCAAGAGATGTTTTCCCCTTAAATGTATCTGGAGAGGTCATATGCGAAACTGTTATCCAGCAATGAGTTGTCCTGTAACATCTAAATGACATTTCCTCCAGAAATGTCTTTGACACCTCCTTAAATTATCCTTGTGACGTGTTCCCACAGTGTTGTACTTCCTCCTAAAAAGTACCTGTTTAatgatttgtcatttttctcaaaaGACTGCTTGTGGGGTAAAGAGAAGGatcatgtctgttttgttcaccttGCACAGCGCTCAGCACGTAGTAGGGACTCAATAACATTTGTTAACGGAATGGCTCTAAATTGACATTGGTTTTAACAGCCGCTGAGAGTCGGGACAAGTCCTAGGAGAAAAGTACTGATGGGGCTGGGGTCGGGGGAAGGTGACCGACCGTCCTGATTTGCCCAGGACTGAAAGGTATCCCAGGAAGCAGcatttttagttctaaaatcTAGATAGTCCCAGATAATCTGAGATGGCTAGTCACCTTAGGTGGGGGACATCTAACAGAAGAACAGCAGAGGGGAGAAAGGTGTctagagggggaggaaggaggatatAAAAGCAATCATTGCCTACTTTCAAAATTATTCTGGCATTTGTAATGACTGCACTGTTCCAAATCACCTATCTGCCACTGCTCTGTAGTTAACCCAGATCCTTGCAGGAATATAGGGGTGGGAAGGTGGAGGGGGGCATGAGGTGCTGGGTGGGGGGGGCGATGTTGGTACCTTTAGGGCATAAATTAGGCAAAAAGAAGAGGGTGTCTAACGATTTCTCCTCATTACCTCCCTGGAACCATTACATGAAAAAGGAGGCTTGGCTCCGTTCTGGTTCTGGTCCTATGCATAAAGAGCGGGTTGATCTTAGACAAGTCACTAAAACTCTGTGGAGAGGAGTCTCAAAGAAACTGCAGTAGAGTTGAGTGGTTCTCAAACCAGTGTGTGTCATAACCACCCAGAGGGCTTGTGAGGCCGCTCAGTGCTGGGCCCCATTCCCAGAGTTGCTCATTTGGCAGGTCTGGGGGAGCCCTGGAATTAGTAGTTCTGAGGagatcccaggtgatgctggtatACCCACATTCTGAGAATCACAGTCTTTGTGCCAACAGAACTTGGTTTGAATTTCAGCTAGAAGCTGTTTATCTCAAATGAGTTTCTTCACCTCTCCTAGTCTCAGTTCTCATGTCCAGAAGGTAAgaattcagtgaaataaaatgaatgtactCATTGGCACCTACGCCTGAAGCCCGGCAGACACTCAAGCTAGGGGAGCTACATCTTTGGGTCGGCATGGCCCCTTGGAGCTGTTTAATGCAGGATAAGTTTGTGTGAGTCCAGCTGGGCAGAGGCTGTCATTTCCTAGGGGTTGAACAGGATTTTCATAAGTGTTTACAGAACCAGGAGGAGCCTAATAATTGTCTCCTTCTCATGGTCCGTACTGGGCTGCTCTTCACTTACGCTgccgtccccctccccctcctaccCACCAGTCAGCTGCTTTGAGCTTTTTCCTGGAGTGGAAATGGATTGACACCCTCCACTGGCAAGCTTCTGCTCAGCACTCCTTGTGACTCCGGAGACAACTAGCCAGCAGGGAAAGGGTAGCGGGAGAAAAGTTAACTAGCTGAGATAGGAATCAAAGTTCATCAACATAAAGCCTCTCTAATTGAGCTGATAAGCTATTGGCAGGGATCAGGGATCAGCAAAACCTTTGGCAGGAGCTAGTGGGTTTCATCAACAGCTGACAACAGGCTTTGCCCTTTGTTTTCCACTGATCCCAAGACATTATGCCATTAAAATGCCTTTGCTTGGTTATTGCTCCAATGGCTATCTGTCCTGGACATTATGAGgcaattttaatctttttattaagGAACATCTTTAAGAACTGTTAGGAAAATGTCATACTTATATTTGATCAGATTTTGGACACACATTTCcacatcagaaaaagaaaaaaaaagacctctgaAAATCATGGTTGTGGAGGAACTGACCAACCCAAATCCTGGCCCATCATGTGTATCCTTCCttctcaccaccacccaccccactccTTCAGCCCCTCATTGCAGGCGGCCACCGTGGCCTTGGCAGCTCCTGGCCTGATCCCAGTGGCCCTTCCTGCGATGATTGACATGGACAAGACTCACACATATCTTGCTAAAAATGTGGCCAACACACCCTATCACCAAGATCATCTAACAGCGCCTAGATTAGTACCATGGAAGTCTCGCCATTGGCTTTGGGCCATTTTGATTTGAGACAATTCCAGTGGAGCACAGAGGTATTAAACTGTCGCTCCTGACCAGTGTTCTTCCACAAATTCAGGAATTTGATATTTTGACATTCTTATTGTCATTACTATAATATTTTCCCAGAGCCTAGTTTTTTGAACTTCCTTCTGTGAATGATTCATTTGGCAAATTCAAAGTAACTGTTTACAGGTCAGAGAACAAGAGCTTAATAAGTCTGACCTCTAATATAAGCACATTTCCTGGCCTTAGAATCACCATTATAAAATAGAACAGAATCTTAGAGATCATCTACGCAGGCATGCTTAACTTGGGTCCTTAGGTGGGTTTCAGGATGTGTGTCATCATTTTGAAATTCTATGtaaaatgtgtgtatgtttacGCAAGCACACGTTCATTTTCTTTAGAAGGTCCATAAGTTATCAAAATCTCAAAAGGGTGTTTGATTCACAAAAGAAACACTGGATCCAATGTCCTCCATCGACAGATGGGAAAGAGAACCCTGCAGAAGCGACTATCTGTTTAAGATCTTACAAGTTATGCACAGAGCAGGGAGTAGAAATAAGGTCGCCTGACTCTCTGCCCCATTATACTTCTCATCACCCCACACTTCCtgctgttggaaaaaaaagaattatttttactatAGTCACCATCACAGTCCAAGGAACCAGAGTACACCCTTTCGtctttatagaagaaaataaatttagttaaccactatctatatacacacacacatatctatacacatatataaatccATCTACATTTCTATTATGCGGCATCCCCAACTTATAACTCAAATTAGACTTACGtttggcaaaatatttaaacCCATGCTTTGCTtgtgaattattttcttcttgaagatCCCATCCTTGTCAATCATGGGACCCCAACTAAGAATTTTACATATAATCCATTGGGTGGCCATAAAAGTTAGATGACTATTTCAGCCTGAGAAGATTTTCAATAGCAGCTACAAGTGggttataagaaaagaaaagtgaggagggctgaaaagttagaaaaaacaGCTTCCTGGGTTCGGGGTAGGGCTGTGGGagcagctaaagaaaaaaaatccaagagccTACCTTTCCACActcccccagcctctcctgctCCAAGAGTTTCTGGGACTCCTTTTCCCAGTAGGCCATCAGTGCCTCTCTGCTGAACGTCCCTGTGGGTGTTTTCTCTGTCAGGCTCTTTTGCCTCATCCCCACGGGAAGGCTGCGATCAGGTTCAATATCTTCCAGCTCCCTCTCTAGCTCCTTCAACTCCTCGGCTGACAGGGAAGCCAGGAGTTCATCCTCATCAATGGATTCGTATTTGCTAAGTCCTCTCCTGTAGCCGAAGGtagacatggtccctgctctGTCAGACCCACAAGGAGCTCAGAGCACGAGGCATTCAAGGCAGCCAGCAGCAGGCAGGGGAAACAAGTGGGTAGGCTGGTTAGCAACTGGTTCCGGGAGTGCCTGCGATAGCCTTTTAAGAGTGGTGGTACAGGCTGTGACAATGCAGAGAGAGGTGAAGACATAGGCTGTTTTAAGCATCAGACGTCAGCTAGACATTTGAACACAAAGAATGTCACATCGGTGGTGGATGGAGGTCTCGGAACCAGTGGGGATTATTCACATACTGGCCAGGGACATATTTAGCTGAGCCTGATAGCTCATGAGGACAGGCAGACAGTGCTTCAGATAGGGAGTAGCCCAGTTCTTGCTTTGTATTCAGACAACAAGGGggtaacatttattttgaaaatgcctCGCTACCACCACCACTGTCATAAAAAGATTCTTTCCTTATAATCTCCCAGGATAAGAAATGACTGCACATCCCTCTAGTTATTCTGGTTCTCCTAAAAACATATTGTGGGTGGCGTTGATGGGAACAGAAGACTATAATAATATAGCACTTTCCTATTTACC
Encoded proteins:
- the LMOD2 gene encoding leiomodin-2, which codes for MSTFGYRRGLSKYESIDEDELLASLSAEELKELERELEDIEPDRSLPVGMRQKSLTEKTPTGTFSREALMAYWEKESQKLLEQERLGECGKVEEDKEESEEELIFTESNSEVSEEVYTEEEAEDEDEDEDEEEEDRQGEERTIENEKGMNGSVHYGSVNSDNSRPETFKSQIENIHLTNGHSGRNTESPAAIHPCGNPTVIEDALEKMKNNDPDTTDVNLNNIENITSQTLIRFAEALKANTVVKTFSLANTRADDSVATAIAEMLRVNRHITSVNIESNFITGKGILAIMRALQHNTVLTELRFHNQRHIMGSQVEMEIVKLLRENTTLLRLGYHFELPGPRMSMTSLLTRNMDKQRQKRMQEQKQQEGYDGGANLRTKVWRRGTPGSSPHASPRHSPRSSPKPPRPVQSVRSRPPSPVAPPPPPPPLPPQRLPPAPPPPPPPPPPEKKLITRNIAEVIKQQESAQRALQNGQKKKKGKKAKKQPNSSLKEIRNSLRSVQEKKMEDTSRPSTPQRSAHENLMEAIRGSSVRQLRRVEVPEALR